The following are from one region of the Vitis riparia cultivar Riparia Gloire de Montpellier isolate 1030 chromosome 14, EGFV_Vit.rip_1.0, whole genome shotgun sequence genome:
- the LOC117930647 gene encoding uncharacterized protein LOC117930647 — translation MAVLLLSFSFFLPGFSAHPETERLIQDICHRVDNFQFCNATMKANLPADIGDLAKLSISVALDYATNTKGYAEELRRHATDKALKFYLTICSNAYGVVKDSFTAAEKQFGKADFAGAEESEKKAVQPIKDCDFIFTRPPQRSNPLQERNEQMREIIQTAITALQSFLP, via the coding sequence ATGGCGGTCCTTCTCCTTTCCTTCTCGTTCTTCCTCCCGGGCTTCAGCGCCCACCCAGAAACCGAGCGACTGATCCAAGACATCTGCCACCGAGTGGATAATTTTCAGTTCTGCAACGCCACCATGAAGGCCAACCTCCCAGCCGACATCGGCGACCTGGCTAAGTTATCCATCTCGGTGGCTCTGGACTACGCCACCAACACGAAGGGGTACGCGGAGGAGCTGAGGCGACACGCGACTGACAAGGCGCTGAAATTCTATCTGACGATATGCTCGAACGCTTACGGTGTGGTGAAAGACTCCTTCACGGCGGCGGAGAAGCAGTTTGGTAAAGCGGATTTCGCTGGTGCGGAGGAGAGTGAGAAGAAGGCAGTGCAACCCATCAAGGACTGCGATTTTATCTTCACCAGGCCACCCCAGCGGTCGAACCCATTGCAGGAGAGGAATGAGCAGATGAGGGAGATCATTCAGACAGCCATCACTGCTCTGCAAAGCTTTCTTCCTTGA
- the LOC117931269 gene encoding ADP-ribosylation factor-like, with product MGLSFTKLFSRLFAKKEMRILMVGLDAAGKTTILYKLKLGEIVTTIPTIGFNVETVEYKNISFTVWDVGGQDKIRPLWRHYFQNTQGLIFVVDSNDRDRVVEARDELHRMLNEDELRDAVLLVFANKQDLPNAMNAAEITDKLGLHSLRQRHWYIQSTCATSGEGLYEGLDWLSNNIANKA from the exons ATGGGGTTGTCTTTCACCAAGCTTTTCAGCCGGCTCTTTGCTAAGAAAGAGATGCGAATTCTTATGGTGGGTCTTGATGCTGCTGGTAAGACCACCATTTTGTACAAGCTCAAGCTGGGAGAGATCGTTACCACCATTCCCACAATTG GATTTAATGTGGAGACTGTGGAATATAAGAACATTAGCTTTACTGTCTGGGATGTTGGTGGCCAGGACAAG ATTCGTCCTTTGTGGAGACACTACTTCCAGAACACTCAGGGTCTCATCTTCGTGGTTGATAGCAATGATCGTGACCGTGTAGTCGAGGCTAGGGACGAGCTACACAGGATGTTGAATGAG GATGAATTGAGGGATGCAGTGCTGCTTGTTTTTGCGAACAAGCAAGATCTTCCAAATGCCATGAATGCTGCTGAGATTACTGATAAGCTCGGTCTCCACTCTCTCCGTCAACGCCATTG GTATATCCAGAGCACATGTGCCACTTCTGGAGAAGGGCTGTACGAGGGGCTTGACTGGCTCTCCAACAACATTGCTAACAAG GCTTAG
- the LOC117931259 gene encoding WAT1-related protein At1g09380-like isoform X2, whose amino-acid sequence MTFLLAVPFRLETVGIKTRPGQAKVLGTVVCIGGAMILTFYRGHAINIGESGIHWKYAEQLKTRDSQSGANFILGPFLLITSCISWAIWFIIQGRMCVKFAAPYTSSTLMCFMASIECGVIGLFVDHQPSAWSLNDSIRLIAALYSAIVCTALAFCLMSWTIQRKGPLYVSVFSPLLLVIVAILSWALLRDKLHFGTVVGSLFVVLGLYAVLWGKGKEENQKGSREEAGEGKEDLELQIDGKLYIRS is encoded by the exons ATGACTTTCCTCCTTGCTGTCCCCTTCAG GCTTGAAACAGTGGGAATTAAGACAAGGCCTGGACAGGCAAAGGTGCTGGGAACAGTAGTATGTATAGGAGGGGCCATGATACTGACATTTTACAGAGGACACGCCATCAATATCGGTGAATCCGGCATCCATTGGAAGTATGCAGAGCAGCTAAAAACTAGAGATTCTCAGAGTGGGGCCAACTTCATCTTGGGACCTTTTCTTCTGATCACTAGCTGTATTTCTTGGGCCATATGGTTCATAATTCAA GGAAGAATGTGTGTGAAGTTTGCAGCTCCTTACACAAGTTCCACTCTGATGTGCTTCATGGCCAGCATTGAGTGTGGAGTCATTGGCTTGTTTGTTGACCACCAACCTTCAGCATGGTCATTAAATGATTCCATCAGGCTTATTGCAGCTCTTTACTCG GCAATTGTGTGTACTGCACTAGCATTTTGCCTCATGTCCTGGACTATACAAAGGAAAGGTCCTCTCTACGTGTCAGTCTTCAGCCCCTTGCTCCTTGTCATTGTGGCCATTCTCAGCTGGGCCCTTCTTCGCGACAAACTACACTTTGGAAC TGTTGTAGGGTCTCTGTTTGTTGTTTTGGGGCTCTATGCTGTTCTATGGGGAAAGGGTAAGGAGGAGAACCAGAAGGGCAGCAGGGAAGAGGCAGGAGAGGGGAAGGAAGACTTGGAGTTGCAGATAGATGGGAAGCTTTACATCAGAAGTTGA
- the LOC117931259 gene encoding WAT1-related protein At1g09380-like isoform X1 — MGGDYLPFLAMFLVQMGYAGMNIFVKLAMDSGMNPFILVAYRQIFATVAMIPFAYFLERKTRPKITRIVLFQAFLSSIFGATLNQILYFIGLKHSNPTLGCAFNNLLPAMTFLLAVPFRLETVGIKTRPGQAKVLGTVVCIGGAMILTFYRGHAINIGESGIHWKYAEQLKTRDSQSGANFILGPFLLITSCISWAIWFIIQGRMCVKFAAPYTSSTLMCFMASIECGVIGLFVDHQPSAWSLNDSIRLIAALYSAIVCTALAFCLMSWTIQRKGPLYVSVFSPLLLVIVAILSWALLRDKLHFGTVVGSLFVVLGLYAVLWGKGKEENQKGSREEAGEGKEDLELQIDGKLYIRS, encoded by the exons atgggtGGTGATTATCTGCCATTTCTGGCCATGTTTCTTGTCCAAATGGGCTATGCAGGAATGAATATCTTTGTGAAGCTGGCCATGGATTCTGGGATGAACCCCTTCATCCTCGTCGCTTATAGGCAAATCTTTGCCACTGTGGCCATGATTCCTTTTGCTTATTTTCTTGAGAG gAAAACAAGACCCAAGATTACAAGAATTGTTCTATTCCAAGCCTTCTTGTCTTCCATTTTCGG GGCAACCTTGAATCAGATCCTTTACTTCATTGGGCTAAAACATTCCAACCCGACACTAGGCTGCGCATTTAACAACCTTCTCCCAGCCATGACTTTCCTCCTTGCTGTCCCCTTCAG GCTTGAAACAGTGGGAATTAAGACAAGGCCTGGACAGGCAAAGGTGCTGGGAACAGTAGTATGTATAGGAGGGGCCATGATACTGACATTTTACAGAGGACACGCCATCAATATCGGTGAATCCGGCATCCATTGGAAGTATGCAGAGCAGCTAAAAACTAGAGATTCTCAGAGTGGGGCCAACTTCATCTTGGGACCTTTTCTTCTGATCACTAGCTGTATTTCTTGGGCCATATGGTTCATAATTCAA GGAAGAATGTGTGTGAAGTTTGCAGCTCCTTACACAAGTTCCACTCTGATGTGCTTCATGGCCAGCATTGAGTGTGGAGTCATTGGCTTGTTTGTTGACCACCAACCTTCAGCATGGTCATTAAATGATTCCATCAGGCTTATTGCAGCTCTTTACTCG GCAATTGTGTGTACTGCACTAGCATTTTGCCTCATGTCCTGGACTATACAAAGGAAAGGTCCTCTCTACGTGTCAGTCTTCAGCCCCTTGCTCCTTGTCATTGTGGCCATTCTCAGCTGGGCCCTTCTTCGCGACAAACTACACTTTGGAAC TGTTGTAGGGTCTCTGTTTGTTGTTTTGGGGCTCTATGCTGTTCTATGGGGAAAGGGTAAGGAGGAGAACCAGAAGGGCAGCAGGGAAGAGGCAGGAGAGGGGAAGGAAGACTTGGAGTTGCAGATAGATGGGAAGCTTTACATCAGAAGTTGA
- the LOC117931258 gene encoding GDSL esterase/lipase At1g09390-like, producing the protein MASHSHSLLLSRLLPPPHCFFLLLPWLLISLPNPVLSQCHHTPVIFSFGDSNSDTGGLVAGLGFPVNFPNGRTFFRRSTGRLSDGRLIIDLLCQSLRANFLSPYLDSVKSNFTNGANFAIVGSSTLPKYIPFALNIQVMQFLHFKASSLDPMVAGPRHLINDEGFRNALYLFDIGQNDLADSFSKNLSYAQVVKRIPFILAEIKSAIQTMYDQGGRKFWIHNTGPLGCLPQKLSLVPKKPGDLDPYGCLSAYNDVARLFNEGLRHLCQEMRSRLKDSTIVYVDIFAIKYDLIANSTKHGFSSPLMACCGYGGPPYNYNIRVTCGQPGHQVCKEGSQFVSWDGIHFTEAANTIVASKILSMDYSTPRIPFDFFCNR; encoded by the exons ATGGCTTCTCACTCTCACTCTCTACTGCTCTCTCgtcttcttcctcctccccattgcttcttccttcttcttccATGGCTTCTCATTTCTCTCCCAAACCCAGTTCTCTCTCAGTGCCACCACACTCCCGTTATCTTCTCTTTCGGCGATTCCAACTCTGACACTGGCGGACTCGTCGCCGGGCTCGGCTTCCCAGTCAACTTCCCCAATGGCCGTACCTTCTTCCGCAGATCAACTGGCCGTCTCTCCGACGGACGCCTCATCATCGATCTTCTCT GCCAGAGCTTGAGAGCAAATTTTTTGAGCCCATATCTAGATTCTGTGAAGTCCAACTTCACCAATGGGGCCAATTTTGCAATTGTGGGGTCATCTACTCTCCCTAAATATATTCCTTTTGCTTTGAATATTCAAGTTATGCAGTTTCTTCATTTCAAGGCCAGCTCACTTGATCCTATGGTTGCAG GTCCAAGACATTTGATCAATGATGAAGGGTTCCGGAATGCACTCTACCTGTTCGATATCGGGCAAAACGACCTTGCTGATTCATTCTCCAAAAACCTATCATATGCACAAGTTGTGAAGAGAATCCCATTCATACTTGCTGAAATCAAGTCTGCCATTCAG ACTATGTATGATCAAGGAGGCAGGAAATTTTGGATACACAACACTGGGCCATTGGGTTGTCTCCCTCAGAAACTCTCATTAGTACCTAAGAAACCGGGCGATCTTGATCCATATGGATGTCTCTCTGCATACAATGATGTTGCAAGATTATTCAATGAAGGACTGCGCCACTTGTGCCAAGAGATGAGATCCCGATTGAAGGATTCTACCATTGTGTACGTAGATATATTTGCTATCAAGTATGATCTCATTGCCAACTCTACCAAACACG GTTTTTCAAGCCCATTAATGGCGTGTTGTGGCTATGGTGGACCGCCATACAACTACAACATCAGGGTTACATGTGGGCAGCCTGGGCACCAGGTCTGCAAAGAAGGGTCTCAATTTGTAAGTTGGGATGGAATTCACTTTACTGAAGCTGCCAACACCATTGTTGCTTCGAAAATCCTTTCAATGGACTACTCTACACCTCGTATaccatttgatttcttttgcaACAGATGA
- the LOC117930108 gene encoding pentatricopeptide repeat-containing protein At1g56690, mitochondrial-like gives MGNSVSCSSMQSLLMPCRRYCTSVAIAYNSQIARYARIGQIESARRVFDEMPDKGIVSWNSMVAGYFQNNRPREARYLFDKMPERNTVSWNGLISGYVKNRMVSEARKAFDTMPERNVVSWTAMVRGYVQEGLVSEAETLFWQMPEKNVVSWTVMLGGLIQVRRIDEARGLFDIMPVKDVVARTNMISGYCQEGRLAEARELFDEMPRRNVISWTTMISGYVQNGQVDVARKLFEVMPEKNEVSWTAMLMGYTQGGRIEEASELFDAMPVKAVVACNAMILGFGQNGEVAKARQVFDQIREKDDGTWSAMIKVYERKGFEVEALNLFALMQREGVQSNFPSLISVLSVCASLASLDHGRQVHAELVKSQFDSDVFVASVLITMYVKCGDLVKARQIFDRFSPKDIVMWNSIITGYAQHGLVEEALQVFHEMCSSGMATDGVTFVGVLSACSYTGKVKEGLEIFESMKSKYLVEPKTEHYACMVDLLGRAGLVNDAMDLIQKMPVEADAIIWGALLGACRTHMNMNLAEVAAKKLLQLEPKNAGPYILLSNIYASKGRWGDVAELRRNMRVKKVSKSPGCSWIEVEKRVHMFTGGVSTKHPELSSIMKMLEKLDGMLREAGYYPDSSFVLHDVDEEEKVRSLGYHSERLAVAFGLLKVPEGMPIRVMKNLRVCGDCHSAIKLIAKITGREIIVRDANRFHHFKDGFCSCRDYW, from the coding sequence ATGGGCAATTCAGTTTCGTGTTCATCAATGCAGTCTTTGCTGATGCCATGTCGTAGATATTGCACAAGTGTTGCAATTGCCTATAATTCTCAAATTGCTCGCTATGCTAGAATCGGGCAAATCGAGAGTGCTAGAAgggtgtttgatgaaatgcctgATAAGGGTATTGTTTCTTGGAACTCGATGGTTGCTGGGTATTTCCAAAATAATCGGCCTCGTGAAGCTCGGTATCTGTTTGATAAAATGCCTGAGAGGAACACTGTTTCTTGGAATGGGTTGATATCTGGGTATGTAAAAAATAGAATGGTTAGTGAAGCTCGTAAAGCTTTTGATACAATGCCTGAAAGGAATGTCGTTTCGTGGACTGCCATGGTTAGGGGATATGTGCAAGAGGGTTTGGTTTCAGAGGCCGAAACTCTTTTTTGGCAAATGCCTGAAAAGAATGTTGTGTCATGGACAGTGATGTTGGGTGGTTTAATTCAAGTGCGGCGGATTGATGAGGCCCGGGGGCTTTTTGATATTATGCCAGTTAAAGATGTGGTTGCTAGGACTAATATGATATCTGGGTATTGTCAGGAAGGTCGATTGGCGGAAGCTAGAGAgctctttgatgaaatgcctcGTCGGAATGTGATTTCTTGGACTACTATGATATCTGGGTATGTCCAGAATGGGCAGGTGGATGTTGCGAGGAAACTTTTTGAGGTGATGCCAGAGAAGAACGAGGTGTCATGGACAGCAATGTTGATGGGTTACACCCAGGGTGGGAGGATTGAAGAGGCTTCTGAGCTTTTTGATGCAATGCCTGTGAAGGCTGTTGTTGCTTGTAACGCCATGATCCTCGGGTTTGGCCAGAATGGGGAGGTAGCTAAAGCAAGGCAAGTGTTTGATCAAATTAGGGAAAAGGATGATGGAACATGGAGTGCAATGATTAAGGTTTATGAGCGGAAGGGGTTTGAAGTAGAAGCACTTAATTTGTTTGCGTTAATGCAAAGAGAAGGAGTTCAATCAAATTTCCCTTCTTTGATCAGTGTTCTTTCTGTTTGTGCTAGCCTAGCAAGTCTTGATCATGGTAGACAGGTGCATGCGGAGTTGGTGAAATCTCAATTTGATTCCGATGTATTTGTTGCCTCAGTTCTGATCACAATGTATGTTAAGTGTGGTGATCTTGTGAAGGCAAGACAGATTTTTGACCGGTTTTCTCCCAAGGATATTGTCATGTGGAATTCTATTATCACAGGTTATGCTCAGCATGGCTTGGTAGAAGAAGCCTTGCAAGTTTTCCATGAAATGTGTTCTTCCGGCATGGCAACTGATGGTGTTACCTTTGTTGGAGTTCTGTCAGCATGTAGCTACACCGGGAAAGTAAAAGAAGGCCTTGAAATTTTTGAGTCAATGAAATCTAAGTACCTGGTGGAGCCAAAAACTGAACATTATGCTTGCATGGTTGATCTGCTTGGCCGAGCAGGCCTTGTAAATGATGCAATGGATTTAATACAAAAGATGCCAGTAGAAGCAGATGCCATTATTTGGGGTGCCTTACTAGGTGCATGTAGAACCCACATGAACATGAATTTGGCTGAAGTGGCAGCAAAGAAACTTCTACAGCTTGAGCCCAAAAATGCTGGGCCTTATATACTGTTATCAAATATTTATGCATCAAAAGGTAGATGGGGCGATGTTGCAGAGCTGAGGAGAAATATGAGGGTGAAGAAGGTGAGCAAATCACCTGGATGTAGTTGGATTGAGGTGGAGAAAAGAGTGCATATGTTTACTGGGGGTGTGAGTACGAAGCATCCTGAGCTTTCAAGTATCATGAAAATGCTGGAGAAATTAGATGGGATGTTGAGAGAAGCTGGATATTATCCTGATAGCAGTTTTGTGCTGCATGATGTGGATGAGGAAGAGAAAGTGCGTAGCTTGGGGTATCACAGTGAGAGGCTGGCCGTGGCATTTGGACTTTTGAAGGTACCTGAAGGGATGCCCATTCGGGTAATGAAGAATCTTCGGGTTTGTGGAGATTGCCATTCTGCAATTAAATTAATAGCAAAAATAACAGGCCGAGAGATCATTGTGAGGGATGCTAACAGATTCCATCACTTTAAGGATGGCTTCTGTTCTTGCAGGGACTATTGGTGA
- the LOC117930109 gene encoding inactive glucose-6-phosphate 1-dehydrogenase 4, chloroplastic-like, which produces MSVSYSSFSAPFSESSVRKPFPACPNSRTLSVPSAAISRYPVARNNFPAVADGRLVLHGSAGNFCRRICGLKLCILESLNLRHQNRRCRLASEFNSFKNQHKDQSADHFGTYSSNEGQVSGGTSAINLSNDSIDETTRTTSPPGQSSLPNLHPDVSTEVATSMESPSSLLQTHSSKFSVQSDGAPSLCIAVIGATGELARKKIFPALFALYYSGFLPENVGIFGYSRKDLTDEGLRSIIAATLTCRIDHQSNCGDKMHAFLNRTYYLNGGYDNKVGMAKLNAWMEMIEGESVANRIFYLSVPHEALLDVASSLADHAQTRKGWNRIIIEKPFGFDALSSHQLTRSLLSKFEEKQIYRIDHLLGRNIIENLTVLRFSNLVFEPLWSRKYIRNVQIILSEDLGMQIGRYFDGYGIIRDIVHSHILQTIALLAMEPPISLDGEDIRNEKVKVLRSIRKLELSNVILGQFKASSEDHVDVYLNNLTPTFFAAALYIDNARWDGVPFLIKAGMGLIQHRVEIRIQFHNVPGNVYRERIGHNIDLATNELILRDAPDEAILVKVNNKIPGLGLQLDASELNLLYKDKYNVEVPDSYEHLLLDVIDGDNHLFMRSDELAAAWNILTPILHEMDKNNIAPELYELGGRGPVGAYYLCAKHGVRWADE; this is translated from the exons ATGTCGGTCTCATATTCGTCTTTCTCGGCACCCTTCTCCGAATCCTCGGTCAGAAAACCGTTTCCCGCCTGCCCAAACAGTCGCACACTCTCAGTACCATCAGCCGCCATTTCTCGTTATCCG GTTGCAAGAAACAACTTTCCTGCAGTGGCAGATGGTCGTCTTGTGCTCCATGGAAGTGCTGGCAATTTTTGCAGAAGGATTTGCGGCTTAAAACTGTGTATACTTGAGAGTCTAAACCTGCGGCATCAAAATAGGAGATGCCGGCTGGCAAGTGAGTTTAATAGTTTCAAAAATCAACATAAAGATCAGTCGGCAGATCACTTTGGAACCTATTCATCAAATGAAGGACAAGTTTCTGGAGGAACATCAGCAATAAATCTGTCAAATG ATTCCATTGATGAAACAACAAGAACAACTTCACCTCCTGGACAGAGTTCTTTACCTAATCTTCATCCTGATGTTTCTACAGAAGTGGCCACTTCCATGGAATCTCCTTCATCCTTGCTGCAAACACATTCCTCCAAGTTTTCTGTTCAGAGTGATGGAGCCCCATCACTTTGCATTGCTGTCATAGGAGCTACCGGTGAGCTGGCAAGGAAGAAGATCTTTCCAGCATTATTTGCTCTATATTATAGTGGCTTTCTTCCTGAG AATGTAGGTATTTTTGGTTATTCAAGAAAGGATTTGACAGATGAAGGCCTGAGATCGATTATAGCTGCAACATTGACTTGCCGCATTGATCATCA ATCAAACTGTGGAGACAAAATGCATGCTTTCCTCAATAGAACATACTACCTTAATGGAGGTTATGACAACAAAGTAGGGATGGCTAAGCTCAATGCCTGGATGGAAATGATTGAG GGGGAATCTGTGGCAAACAGGATATTTTACCTTTCCGTGCCACACGAAGCACTTCTAGATGTCGCATCCTCTCTTGCTGATCATGCCCAAACCAGAAAGGGCTGGAATCGTATAATAATTGAGAAACCGTTTGGCTTTGATGCTCTATCATCTCATCAACTGACACGGTCTCTTCTTTCCAAGTTTGAGGAGAAGCAAATATATAG GATAGATCATCTATTGGGAAGGAACATTATTGAAAACCTCACTGTTCTAAGGTTCTCTAATCTAGTTTTTGAGCCATTGTGGAGTCGAAAATACATACGCAATGTACAG aTTATTTTATCAGAAGACTTGGGTATGCAGATTGGAAG GTATTTTGATGGTTATGGGATCATCCGTGACATAGTACACAGCCACATACTCCAGACAATTGCATTGCTTGCCATGGAACCGCCTATTAGTCTTGATGGTGAAGATATTCGGAATGAAAAG GTCAAGGTTCTTAGATCAATCCGGAAATTGGAACTTAGCAATGTCATTCTTGGCCAGTTTAAAGCTAGTTCTGAAGACCATGTTGATGTCTATTTGAACAATCTTACTCCCACATTCTTTGCTGCTGCTTTGTACATTGACAATGCACGCTGGGATGGCGTGCCTTTCTTGATAAAAGCCGGCATGGGACTCATCCAACACAG AGTGGAGATCCGCATACAGTTTCATAATGTTCCTGGAAATGTTTATCGAGAACGTATTGGGCATAATATTGACCTTGCCACTAATGAGCTGATTCTACGTGATGCGCCCGATGAAGCCATCCTTGTGAAAGTCAACAACAAGATTCCAGGATTAGGGTTGCAGCTGGATGCTTCAGAGCTGAATCTGCTCTACAAGGACAA GTACAATGTGGAAGTACCTGATTCATATGAGCATCTTCTTCTCGATGTCATTGATGGAGACAATCATCTCTTTATGAGAAGTGATGAGCTTGCAGCTGCATGGAATATCCTAACCCCGATTCTACATGAAATGGACAAGAACAATATAGCACCAGAGCTGTATGAATTGGGGGGTAGAGGACCAGTTGGAGCCTATTATCTTTGTGCAAAACATGGGGTTCGGTGGGCAGATGAGTGA
- the LOC117930907 gene encoding pyrrolidone-carboxylate peptidase-like isoform X1 — MGSEGPPAVTIHVTGFKKFHGVSENPTETIVSNLQEYMKKNGLPKGLILGSCNILETAGQGALVPLYQTLQSAISGQDSESSNSKRIIWVHFGVNSGATRFAIEHQAVNEATFRCPDEMGWKPQKVPIIPADGGISRTRETSLPVEEITKALKKMGYEVMPSDDAGRFVCNYVYYHSLRFAEQNGIQSLFVHVPLFLTIDEETQMQFAASLLEVLASLN, encoded by the exons ATGGGATCGGAAGGGCCTCCTGCAGTAACAATCCATGTGACAGGTTTTAAGAAATTCCATGGAGTTTCAGAGAATCCGACAGAGACAATTGTCAGTAATTTGCAAGAGTATATGAAGAAAAACGGTTTGCCAAAAGGCCTGATTCTTGGGAGCTGCAACATTCTTGAGACTGCGGGGCAGGGCGCGCTTGTCCCCCTATACCAGACATTGCAATCCGCTATAAGTGGTCAGGATTCAGAATCTTCAAATTCCAAGAGAATTATTTGG GTGCATTTTGGAGTTAACAGTGGTGCAACAAGGTTTGCTATTGAGCATCAAGCTGTCAATGAAGCTACTTTTCGTTGTCCCGATGAGATGGGATGGAAGCCTCAG AAAGTCCCCATTATTCCTGCAGATGGTGGAATTTCACGAACACGAGAG ACTTCTCTTCCTGTTGAGGAGATCACCAAGGCCTTGAAAAAGATGGGTTACGAGGTGATGCCATCTGATGATGCAGGCCGATTTGTATGCAATTATGTATACTATCATTCCCTTCGGTTTGCAGAGCAGAATGGTATTCAATCGCTCTTTGTACATGTGCCCCTCTTCTTGACTATAGATGAGGAAACCCAAATGCAGTTTGCAGCTTCCTTGTTGGAGGTACTTGCTTCTTTGAATTAG
- the LOC117930907 gene encoding pyrrolidone-carboxylate peptidase-like isoform X2, which produces MGSEGPPAVTIHVTGFKKFHGVSENPTETIVSNLQEYMKKNGLPKGLILGSCNILETAGQGALVPLYQTLQSAISGQDSESSNSKRIIWVHFGVNSGATRFAIEHQAVNEATFRCPDEMGWKPQKVPIIPADGGISRTRETSLPVEEITKALKKMGYEVMPSDDAGRFVCNYVYYHSLRFAEQNGIQSLFVHVPLFLTIDEETQMQFAASLLECLLTFG; this is translated from the exons ATGGGATCGGAAGGGCCTCCTGCAGTAACAATCCATGTGACAGGTTTTAAGAAATTCCATGGAGTTTCAGAGAATCCGACAGAGACAATTGTCAGTAATTTGCAAGAGTATATGAAGAAAAACGGTTTGCCAAAAGGCCTGATTCTTGGGAGCTGCAACATTCTTGAGACTGCGGGGCAGGGCGCGCTTGTCCCCCTATACCAGACATTGCAATCCGCTATAAGTGGTCAGGATTCAGAATCTTCAAATTCCAAGAGAATTATTTGG GTGCATTTTGGAGTTAACAGTGGTGCAACAAGGTTTGCTATTGAGCATCAAGCTGTCAATGAAGCTACTTTTCGTTGTCCCGATGAGATGGGATGGAAGCCTCAG AAAGTCCCCATTATTCCTGCAGATGGTGGAATTTCACGAACACGAGAG ACTTCTCTTCCTGTTGAGGAGATCACCAAGGCCTTGAAAAAGATGGGTTACGAGGTGATGCCATCTGATGATGCAGGCCGATTTGTATGCAATTATGTATACTATCATTCCCTTCGGTTTGCAGAGCAGAATGGTATTCAATCGCTCTTTGTACATGTGCCCCTCTTCTTGACTATAGATGAGGAAACCCAAATGCAGTTTGCAGCTTCCTTGTTGGAG TGCCTGCTTACATTTGGGTGA